A stretch of the Ictidomys tridecemlineatus isolate mIctTri1 chromosome 5, mIctTri1.hap1, whole genome shotgun sequence genome encodes the following:
- the Knstrn gene encoding small kinetochore-associated protein, with amino-acid sequence MAAPKVAARDRLFRTSGPPTESDLQPRPPSSRKFPFETEAADPTGCLAVAAEPLLNNSDEDCERERRASEAQPCRLLTMTGVVKTVYSVQPPSVLSGGLSADTQTRATTKSLLPIKSKEVDVSRHLYSGGSDNDITKITKPKRENGQMKAAETAIKRNMKKSYKPLSKQKSEEELKDKNQLLEAVNKQLHQKLTETQGELKDLTQKVELLEKFQDNCLAILESKGLNPGSETLASQPEPTLDHTDSMLLLETLQDELKLFNETAKKQMEELQALKVKLKMKEEERVRFLEQQTLCNGQVNDFKTALEEMEQLLEM; translated from the exons ATGGCGGCTCCCAAAGTCGCGGCGCGGGACAGACTCTTCCGCACATCAGGGCCGCCTACGGAAAGCGACTTGCAACCCCGCCCGCCCAGCTCCCGGAAGTTTCCATTTGAAACCGAGGCGGCAGATCCGACCGGCTGCTTGGCCGTTGCTGCTGAGCCTCTCCTGAACAACAGCGACGAGGACTGCGAGCGGGAGCGGCGAGCGTCTGA GGCCCAGCCGTGCCGCCTCCTTACGATGACCGGTGTGGTTAAGACAGTGTACAGCGTGCAGCCCCCCTCTGTGCTGAGCGGCGGCCTGTCGGCAG ATACACAAACTCGAGCTACTACCAAGAGTCTGTTACCTATTAAGTCCAAAGAAGTCGATGTTTCCAGACATCTTTATTCAGGAGGTTCAGATAATGATATTACAAAAATCACCAAACCAAAGCGAGAGAATGG GCAGATGAAGGCTGCAGAGACTGCCATCAAGAGGAACATGAAGAAGAG CTACAAACCATTGAGTAAGCAAAAGTCAGAGGAAGAGCTCAAGGATAAAAATCAGCTATTAGAGGCTGTCAACAAGCAGCTGCACCAGAAGTTGACTGAGACTCAG GGAGAGCTGAAGGACCTGACTCAGAAGGTGGAGCTGCTGGAGAAGTTTCAGGACAATTGTTTAGCGATTTTAGAGAGCAAGGGCCTCAACCCAG GCAGTGAGACCCTGGCATCACAGCCGGAACCTACTCTGGATCACACAGACTCTATG TTGCTGTTAGAAACTTTGCAAGATGAATTGAAACTTTTTAATGAAACTGCCAAGAAGCAGATGGAGGAGTTACAG GCCTTAAAGGTAAAGTTGaagatgaaagaagaagaaagggttCGATTTCTAGAACAGCAAACCTTATGTAATGGTCAAGTCAATGATTTTAAAACAGCCCTGGAGGAAATGGAGCAGCTATTAGAAATGTAA